One Sphingomicrobium sp. XHP0239 DNA segment encodes these proteins:
- the tolQ gene encoding protein TolQ has product MLASVAPTENLMSPLTLFLQADLVVKAVMLGLLVASIWTWGIIFTHSARLSNARKASRKTADAFWKTKDIDDFLESHRNDKTVAARILRAGTDEFHRSTRAGSTDRAAVRDRIAVATEDAMAGELEKLSDRLNILATVGSVAPFVGLFGTVWGIMRSFTAIAGANNTSLAVVAPGIAEALFATAIGLFAAIPAVIAYNRLTHRLDTFENELVRFSDRFQATLSRQLERH; this is encoded by the coding sequence ATGCTTGCCAGCGTCGCCCCCACCGAAAATCTGATGAGCCCGCTGACCCTGTTCCTGCAGGCCGATCTGGTCGTGAAGGCGGTGATGCTGGGCCTACTGGTCGCCAGCATCTGGACGTGGGGGATCATCTTTACCCACTCGGCGCGGCTGTCCAACGCGCGAAAGGCCTCGCGCAAGACCGCCGATGCCTTCTGGAAGACGAAGGACATCGACGATTTCCTCGAAAGCCATCGCAACGACAAGACGGTGGCCGCGCGGATCCTGCGCGCCGGGACCGACGAATTCCACCGTTCGACTCGCGCCGGATCGACCGACCGCGCCGCCGTCCGCGACCGCATCGCGGTCGCAACCGAGGATGCGATGGCGGGCGAGCTGGAAAAGCTGTCGGATCGGCTGAACATCCTTGCCACCGTCGGCTCGGTGGCGCCGTTCGTCGGGCTGTTCGGGACCGTGTGGGGCATCATGCGCAGCTTCACCGCCATCGCGGGCGCCAACAATACCAGCCTCGCGGTCGTCGCTCCCGGGATTGCCGAGGCGCTGTTCGCCACGGCCATCGGTCTGTTCGCGGCCATTCCCGCCGTGATCGCGTACAACCGCCTCACCCATCGTCTCGACACCTTCGAGAACGAGCTGGTGCGCTTTTCGGATCGCTTCCAGGCTACGTTGAGCCGCCAGCTGGAGCGTCACTGA
- the ybgC gene encoding tol-pal system-associated acyl-CoA thioesterase — protein sequence MTLVPASGAFEGTTHRFPVRVYFEDTDLTGIVYHANYLRYFERARSDMLRAVGIDQRAAHDEGLGAYAVTAMDMAWKRPAKLDDALIVESRVQQVRAASCVIHQQVSRDRELLAHATVTAAFLTPEGRPRRQPSDWVEKFRAVEEGQEV from the coding sequence ATGACACTTGTCCCCGCCAGCGGCGCCTTCGAGGGCACGACGCACCGTTTTCCGGTGCGCGTCTATTTCGAGGACACCGATCTGACCGGGATCGTCTATCATGCCAATTATCTGCGCTATTTCGAGCGGGCGCGGTCGGACATGCTTCGTGCCGTCGGCATCGACCAGCGCGCCGCGCACGACGAGGGGCTGGGCGCCTATGCGGTGACCGCCATGGACATGGCGTGGAAGCGTCCCGCAAAGCTCGACGACGCGCTGATCGTGGAAAGCCGGGTGCAGCAGGTCCGCGCCGCGAGCTGCGTCATTCATCAACAGGTCAGCCGCGACCGTGAACTCCTGGCCCACGCCACGGTCACCGCCGCGTTCCTGACTCCCGAGGGACGGCCGCGACGGCAGCCGTCCGACTGGGTCGAGAAATTCCGGGCCGTCGAAGAAGGACAAGAAGTTTGA
- a CDS encoding helix-turn-helix transcriptional regulator yields MTDALGNHIKHYRTEAGWTQADLAQACNVSRKTINTVENGVFVPSTVLALKIAAVFGRPVEEIFWLEE; encoded by the coding sequence ATGACCGACGCGCTGGGCAACCATATCAAGCACTATCGCACCGAGGCCGGGTGGACGCAGGCGGATCTCGCACAAGCGTGCAACGTCAGCCGCAAGACCATCAACACGGTCGAGAACGGCGTGTTCGTGCCCTCGACCGTGCTGGCGCTGAAGATCGCGGCCGTGTTCGGACGGCCGGTGGAGGAAATCTTCTGGCTGGAGGAGTGA
- a CDS encoding DUF3089 domain-containing protein, with the protein MSLILAAAALAGAQPAPATTDYTADRNWLCLPGGDDICSRPVSATRLEPSGWGARVTSRPDPDAGIDCFYVYPTVSGDSGMNSDLDAGRSEELLFGQVQFARFSSACRPFAPLYRQMTTSSIALAATGADITRYADLAYGDVRAAFRDYIENRSDGRPFVLVGHSQGSIHLERLIAEEIEGSPAHRRMLRAVLAGWNITVPQGERVGGSFRQTPACATATDINCVISWSTYGAGTAPGPAAIFGYAQQPGRQPVCNLPQALGINRTSWATMDGFYFAQSSYPVKGGPIRWSAEGPPPSPFAVSDDLVQARCVQDGQRGYLQVRLVREEGDTRTDRIAGEVGMGGFFLPGWGKHLMDMQIAQDDLIAMVDRLDDAHGR; encoded by the coding sequence ATGAGTTTGATTCTCGCCGCCGCGGCCCTCGCCGGCGCCCAGCCCGCTCCTGCCACGACCGACTATACCGCGGACCGCAACTGGTTATGTCTTCCCGGCGGGGACGACATCTGTTCGCGCCCCGTCAGCGCCACGCGGCTCGAGCCCAGCGGATGGGGCGCGCGCGTCACCAGCCGCCCCGATCCCGATGCGGGCATCGACTGTTTCTACGTCTATCCCACCGTGTCGGGCGACAGCGGCATGAACAGCGACCTCGATGCCGGACGGTCCGAGGAATTGCTGTTCGGGCAGGTCCAGTTCGCGCGCTTCTCGAGCGCCTGCCGCCCGTTCGCGCCGCTCTATCGCCAGATGACCACGTCGAGCATCGCGCTGGCCGCGACGGGCGCGGACATCACCCGCTACGCCGATCTGGCCTATGGCGACGTGCGCGCCGCCTTTCGCGACTATATCGAAAACCGCAGCGACGGACGTCCCTTCGTCCTCGTCGGCCACAGCCAGGGGTCGATCCACCTGGAGCGGCTGATCGCCGAGGAGATCGAGGGCAGCCCCGCGCATCGCCGCATGCTGCGGGCGGTCCTGGCCGGGTGGAACATCACCGTGCCGCAGGGCGAGCGTGTCGGCGGCAGCTTCCGGCAGACGCCCGCCTGCGCCACCGCGACCGACATCAACTGCGTGATCAGCTGGTCAACCTACGGGGCCGGCACCGCGCCGGGTCCGGCGGCCATCTTCGGCTATGCCCAGCAGCCGGGACGCCAGCCGGTCTGCAATCTGCCGCAGGCGCTCGGAATCAACCGGACGTCGTGGGCGACGATGGACGGCTTCTATTTCGCGCAATCGAGCTATCCGGTGAAGGGCGGCCCGATCCGCTGGTCCGCCGAGGGCCCGCCGCCGAGCCCGTTCGCCGTGAGCGACGACCTCGTTCAGGCGCGCTGCGTCCAGGACGGACAGCGCGGCTATCTCCAGGTCCGGCTCGTCCGCGAAGAAGGGGACACGCGCACCGATCGCATCGCCGGCGAAGTGGGCATGGGCGGCTTCTTCCTCCCCGGCTGGGGCAAGCATCTGATGGACATGCAGATCGCGCAGGACGACCTCATCGCGATGGTCGATCGCCTCGACGACGCGCACGGTCGCTGA
- the ruvB gene encoding Holliday junction branch migration DNA helicase RuvB has translation MATDPDRLTSPERNPEDADAALRPKSLSEFVGQKGARENLRIFIEAAKARGDALDHVLFFGPPGLGKTTLAGIVARELGVGFRATSGPVIAKSGDLAALLTNLEEGDVLFIDEIHRLNPAVEEILYPAMEDRALDIMVGEGPSARSVRIDLPPFTLVGATTRQGLLATPLRDRFGIPVRLNFYEVEELEQVVSRAARLLDAPLAADGAHEIAKRSRGTPRVAGRLLRRVRDFAQAEGATSIDKACADRALTRLEIDALGLDAMDRRYLTMIADLYGGGPVGVETLAAGLSEPRDTIEDVIEPYLIQLGLIARTARGRQLNGRGWTHLGLTPPRHTQTDLFDGEE, from the coding sequence ATGGCCACCGACCCCGACCGCCTGACCAGCCCCGAGCGTAACCCCGAGGATGCGGACGCCGCGCTGCGCCCCAAATCGCTGTCCGAATTCGTCGGGCAGAAGGGCGCGCGAGAAAACCTTCGCATCTTCATCGAGGCGGCGAAGGCGCGCGGCGACGCGCTCGACCATGTGCTCTTCTTCGGGCCGCCGGGCCTCGGCAAGACGACGCTGGCGGGCATCGTCGCGCGCGAGCTGGGGGTCGGTTTCCGTGCCACCTCCGGCCCGGTCATCGCCAAGTCGGGCGATCTTGCCGCGCTGCTGACCAATCTCGAGGAAGGCGACGTCCTCTTCATCGACGAGATCCATCGGCTCAATCCGGCGGTGGAGGAAATTCTCTATCCCGCGATGGAGGACCGCGCGCTCGACATCATGGTGGGCGAAGGGCCGTCGGCGCGCTCGGTCCGCATCGACCTGCCGCCCTTCACCCTCGTCGGCGCGACCACGCGACAGGGACTGCTGGCCACCCCGTTGCGCGACCGGTTCGGTATTCCCGTCCGGCTCAACTTCTACGAGGTCGAGGAATTGGAACAGGTCGTGAGCCGCGCCGCCCGCCTGCTCGACGCGCCGCTCGCCGCCGACGGGGCGCATGAGATCGCCAAGCGCTCTCGCGGCACCCCGCGCGTGGCGGGACGTCTCCTCCGCCGCGTGCGCGACTTCGCGCAGGCCGAGGGCGCGACGAGTATCGACAAGGCGTGCGCCGACCGTGCGCTCACCCGGCTGGAAATCGACGCGCTCGGCCTCGACGCGATGGACCGGCGCTATCTCACGATGATCGCGGACCTGTATGGCGGCGGGCCCGTCGGCGTGGAAACGCTGGCCGCGGGGCTATCCGAACCGCGAGACACGATCGAGGACGTGATCGAACCCTACCTCATTCAGCTTGGCCTCATCGCCCGCACGGCAAGAGGACGCCAACTGAACGGGCGGGGCTGGACGCATCTCGGCCTGACCCCGCCACGCCATACGCAGACCGATTTGTTCGACGGAGAAGAATGA
- the ruvA gene encoding Holliday junction branch migration protein RuvA, with the protein MIARLSGTLAEIGTDTLVLDVMGVGYLVHVSARTLDAVGGVGSDVLLLTEMQVREDSMTLFGFVSAAEKAGFTALTGVQGVGGRVALAILSVLGPEELGAAIAHGDKAMVARANGVGPKLAARICNELAGKYGDFAGVPAAGPGAIPAGSAAKDALSAMANLGFKPAEASRAVAAAQEELGADASLDALVRVALKKAAK; encoded by the coding sequence ATGATCGCACGACTGTCCGGGACCCTCGCCGAAATCGGCACCGACACCCTGGTGCTCGACGTCATGGGCGTCGGCTATCTGGTGCACGTTTCCGCGCGGACGCTCGACGCCGTCGGCGGCGTGGGGAGCGACGTGTTGCTGCTGACCGAGATGCAGGTGCGCGAGGATTCGATGACGCTGTTCGGCTTCGTCAGCGCGGCGGAGAAGGCGGGCTTCACCGCGCTTACCGGCGTGCAAGGCGTGGGTGGGCGGGTGGCATTGGCGATCCTTAGCGTGCTTGGCCCCGAAGAACTGGGCGCGGCGATCGCGCACGGCGACAAGGCGATGGTGGCGCGCGCGAACGGCGTCGGCCCCAAGCTGGCGGCGCGCATCTGCAACGAGCTGGCGGGCAAGTATGGCGATTTCGCCGGCGTCCCCGCCGCGGGCCCGGGCGCGATACCGGCCGGCAGCGCGGCGAAGGACGCGCTGAGTGCGATGGCGAACCTCGGCTTCAAGCCCGCCGAAGCGTCGAGGGCCGTCGCGGCGGCTCAGGAGGAACTCGGCGCGGACGCGAGCCTCGATGCACTGGTGCGGGTCGCGCTCAAAAAAGCCGCGAAATGA
- a CDS encoding YncE family protein: MRHLLTVIATLALAACATMPAAPDARLLVTGNKAENTVSFIDLDSGAERARLATGAMPHEIAVSPDGRTVAVVHYGGSAVELFDTDSLASIRTIDLGTNEGPHGIQWTRDNRLVITTERSGTLTLVDLDDGDRVSSIATGAEVSHMVVLSPDERTAYVANMGSGSVSVIDLIAGAKVADIPAGDTPEGLALSPDGRTLWVADRDNATLVAFETGTNREIGRYDVGAFPIRVAVSPDGRRTVTSNYADGSLSVLGTEGGDRTIPVSGTQDAAQVTILFAADSRHLYVAETGRAQVALIDLDTGAVVRRYSAGEGADGLALAGR, encoded by the coding sequence ATGCGCCACCTCCTGACCGTTATCGCAACGCTGGCGCTGGCCGCCTGTGCGACCATGCCCGCCGCTCCCGATGCCCGCCTGCTCGTCACCGGCAACAAGGCGGAAAATACGGTCAGCTTCATCGATCTCGACAGCGGCGCCGAACGCGCGCGGCTCGCTACCGGGGCGATGCCGCACGAGATCGCGGTCTCGCCCGACGGTCGGACCGTTGCCGTCGTGCATTACGGCGGATCCGCCGTCGAACTGTTCGACACGGACAGTCTGGCGAGCATCCGCACCATCGACCTCGGCACCAACGAAGGACCGCACGGCATCCAGTGGACCCGCGACAACCGGCTGGTCATCACCACCGAACGCAGCGGTACGCTAACGCTCGTCGACCTGGACGATGGCGACCGCGTCTCCTCGATCGCGACGGGGGCGGAGGTCAGCCACATGGTCGTCCTGTCGCCCGACGAGCGCACGGCCTATGTTGCCAACATGGGATCGGGCAGCGTCAGCGTGATCGACCTTATCGCCGGGGCGAAGGTGGCCGACATTCCCGCGGGCGATACGCCCGAGGGGCTCGCGCTGTCGCCCGACGGGCGTACCTTGTGGGTGGCCGACCGGGACAACGCCACCCTGGTCGCCTTCGAAACGGGGACGAACCGCGAAATCGGGCGCTACGATGTCGGCGCCTTTCCCATCCGCGTCGCGGTCAGCCCCGATGGTCGCCGCACGGTCACGTCCAACTATGCCGACGGATCGCTGTCGGTCCTGGGGACCGAGGGCGGCGATCGGACGATCCCCGTGTCGGGAACCCAAGACGCGGCGCAGGTCACGATCCTGTTCGCGGCGGACAGCCGCCATCTCTATGTCGCGGAAACCGGGCGGGCACAGGTCGCGCTGATCGACCTCGACACGGGCGCGGTGGTGCGGCGCTATTCGGCGGGCGAAGGGGCCGACGGGCTGGCGCTGGCGGGGCGCTGA
- a CDS encoding glycerophosphodiester phosphodiesterase family protein, which produces MLSWIAAALMTASPAPSSDPPLLIAHRGASAERPEHTLEAYRRAIELGVDYIEPDLVATSDGHLIARHEAELSGTTDVGDHPEYADRMATRSIDGRRVTGWFAEDFTLAEIRTLRAKERLPLVRPANTRHDGRYRIPTFAEIVALARRESEATGRTIGVYPELKHPTYLAGRGFDVTAMMAAELQRLGLDGADAPLFVQCFEMLPLQRLSERVETPLILLFAAEGGPADAPGVTYAELAAPERLRAIARFATGIGVSIRLLVDDALVPTTLVADAHEAGLQVHAWTLRAENAFLPEPLRSNEKSGDIGNYAPLWRALIDTGADGFFVDNLREWNALQRPASASPSAPSPAE; this is translated from the coding sequence ATGCTGAGCTGGATCGCCGCCGCGCTGATGACCGCTTCCCCCGCCCCTTCTTCCGACCCGCCGCTCCTGATCGCGCATCGCGGGGCAAGCGCGGAGCGGCCCGAACATACGCTGGAAGCCTACCGCCGCGCGATCGAGCTGGGGGTCGACTATATCGAACCCGACCTAGTGGCGACGAGCGACGGTCACCTCATCGCGCGGCACGAAGCCGAGCTATCGGGCACCACCGACGTCGGCGATCATCCCGAATATGCCGACCGCATGGCGACCCGCAGCATCGACGGACGCCGCGTCACCGGTTGGTTCGCGGAGGATTTCACGCTCGCCGAGATCCGCACGCTCCGAGCCAAGGAGCGGCTGCCGCTCGTACGGCCGGCCAATACGCGCCACGACGGACGCTACCGCATTCCCACCTTCGCCGAGATCGTCGCGCTGGCACGGCGCGAAAGCGAGGCGACGGGACGGACGATCGGCGTCTATCCCGAACTCAAGCACCCGACCTATCTGGCGGGGCGCGGGTTCGACGTGACGGCGATGATGGCGGCGGAATTGCAGCGCCTCGGGCTCGACGGAGCGGACGCGCCGCTGTTCGTCCAATGCTTCGAGATGCTGCCCTTGCAGCGCCTGTCGGAGAGGGTCGAGACGCCGCTGATCCTCCTGTTCGCGGCGGAGGGCGGACCCGCCGATGCGCCGGGCGTGACCTATGCCGAACTCGCCGCCCCCGAGCGGCTTCGCGCGATCGCCCGTTTCGCGACCGGGATCGGGGTGAGCATCCGCCTGCTGGTGGACGATGCGCTCGTCCCGACGACGCTGGTCGCAGACGCGCACGAGGCGGGATTGCAGGTCCACGCATGGACCTTGCGCGCAGAGAACGCCTTCCTTCCCGAACCACTGCGCTCCAACGAGAAATCGGGCGACATCGGGAATTACGCGCCGCTCTGGCGCGCGTTGATCGACACGGGTGCGGACGGTTTCTTCGTCGACAATCTGCGCGAATGGAACGCGCTTCAGCGCCCCGCCAGCGCCAGCCCGTCGGCCCCTTCGCCCGCCGAATAG
- the ruvC gene encoding crossover junction endodeoxyribonuclease RuvC, whose translation MKILGLDPGLGTTGWGLIEAEGNRLRHLANGQIKSDAKEPLPARLSHLAAQLEALIADHAPDGAAAEEIFVNKNPQSTLKLAQARGALLCVAASRGIPVGEYAPRLVKKAVVGVGNAEKRQVQDMVRVLLPGVKLAGPDAADALAVAICHAHHLPALSRR comes from the coding sequence GTGAAAATCCTTGGCCTCGACCCCGGTCTCGGCACGACCGGCTGGGGACTGATCGAGGCCGAAGGCAACCGGCTGCGCCATCTCGCGAACGGGCAAATAAAGTCCGACGCGAAGGAGCCGTTGCCCGCGCGGCTGTCGCACCTTGCAGCACAATTGGAGGCGTTGATCGCGGATCACGCCCCCGATGGCGCGGCCGCCGAAGAGATTTTCGTCAACAAGAACCCGCAGTCGACGCTCAAGCTGGCACAGGCGCGCGGCGCGCTCCTGTGCGTGGCGGCGAGCCGCGGGATACCGGTCGGCGAATATGCGCCGCGCCTCGTCAAGAAGGCGGTCGTTGGGGTCGGCAATGCCGAGAAACGCCAGGTGCAGGACATGGTCAGAGTGCTGCTGCCCGGGGTGAAACTGGCGGGACCCGATGCGGCGGACGCGCTGGCGGTGGCGATCTGTCACGCGCACCATTTGCCGGCGTTGTCTCGACGGTGA
- a CDS encoding YebC/PmpR family DNA-binding transcriptional regulator has product MAGHSKFANIKHRKGAQDKKRSALFSKLSREITVAAKMGLPDPDMNPRLRLAVNTALKQSMPKDNIKKAIDKATANEGDDYEEIRYEGYGPNGVALIVEALSDNRNRTATSVRTIFSKNGGNLGSSGAVAHSFDRLGLIEYKADELSEEKVLEAAMEAGADDIQSDEETHTIWTEADQLHEVSSALEKSLGEPETAKLAWRPQIEQEVEGKDADVLVKLIDALEEDDDVQTVWGNYTFSDAELERLGQAE; this is encoded by the coding sequence ATGGCCGGCCATAGTAAATTCGCCAACATCAAGCATCGCAAGGGCGCGCAGGACAAGAAGCGTTCGGCGCTGTTCAGCAAGCTGTCGCGCGAGATCACCGTCGCGGCCAAGATGGGTCTGCCCGACCCGGACATGAACCCGCGTCTGCGCCTCGCGGTCAACACCGCGCTCAAGCAGTCGATGCCCAAGGACAATATCAAGAAGGCGATCGACAAGGCGACCGCCAACGAAGGCGACGATTACGAGGAAATTCGCTACGAGGGCTACGGCCCCAACGGCGTCGCGCTGATCGTCGAGGCGCTCTCCGACAATCGCAACCGCACCGCCACCAGCGTGCGCACGATCTTTTCGAAGAATGGCGGTAACCTCGGCTCGTCCGGCGCGGTCGCGCACAGCTTCGACCGTTTGGGCCTTATCGAATACAAGGCCGACGAACTGTCGGAGGAAAAGGTGCTCGAGGCGGCGATGGAAGCCGGCGCGGACGACATCCAGTCGGACGAGGAAACGCACACCATCTGGACCGAGGCCGACCAGCTGCATGAGGTCTCCTCCGCGCTGGAAAAGTCGCTCGGCGAACCCGAAACGGCGAAGCTCGCATGGCGTCCGCAGATCGAGCAGGAAGTCGAGGGCAAGGATGCCGACGTCCTCGTCAAGCTGATCGATGCGCTCGAAGAGGATGACGACGTCCAGACGGTGTGGGGCAACTACACCTTCTCCGACGCCGAACTGGAGCGGCTCGGGCAGGCGGAGTGA
- a CDS encoding heavy metal-binding domain-containing protein encodes MIQTTTPTIEGRTISAYLGIVHGEVIVGANIFKDLFAGIRDIVGGRSGSYEKALDEARRQALAELQGDAAELGADAIVGIDLDYEVLGKEGSMLMVTASGTAVKLG; translated from the coding sequence ATGATCCAGACCACCACCCCGACCATCGAAGGCCGCACGATCAGCGCCTATCTGGGCATCGTCCACGGCGAGGTCATCGTCGGCGCGAACATCTTCAAGGATCTTTTCGCTGGCATCCGCGACATCGTCGGCGGGCGCTCGGGCAGCTACGAGAAGGCGCTCGACGAGGCACGGCGCCAGGCGCTGGCGGAATTGCAGGGCGACGCCGCCGAACTGGGAGCGGACGCGATCGTCGGCATCGACCTCGACTACGAGGTGCTGGGCAAGGAAGGCTCGATGCTGATGGTCACCGCCAGCGGGACCGCAGTGAAGCTGGGATAG
- a CDS encoding DUF2312 domain-containing protein, producing the protein MADGAIAADQLKLFIERIERLEEEKKAIADDISDVYKEAKANGYDTKIMRAIVRLRKMEAHDLQEQDALLETYRAAVGLS; encoded by the coding sequence ATGGCCGATGGCGCCATCGCAGCCGACCAACTCAAACTGTTCATCGAGCGCATCGAGCGTCTGGAGGAAGAGAAGAAGGCGATCGCGGACGACATTTCGGACGTCTACAAGGAAGCCAAGGCGAACGGCTACGACACCAAGATCATGCGGGCGATCGTGCGGTTGCGGAAGATGGAGGCGCACGACCTTCAGGAACAGGACGCGCTGCTCGAAACCTATCGCGCCGCTGTCGGGTTGAGCTAG
- the pyk gene encoding pyruvate kinase, producing MSDMMKPRGRKVKILATLGPASNTPEVIEALMRAGADAFRINMSHGKQSDKIALVEHIRGLEDKLGRPTTLVFDLQGPKLRVGTFDGGSAELSEGATFTLDRDEAPGDATRANLPHPELFEAITEGSTLLVDDGKIRLKATSVTETAIATEVMVGGTIRDRKGVNVPDVLIPIPALTEKDRSDLQFALKQGADWIALSFVQRPEDLVEARELVGDHPAAIMAKIEKPQAVDRLDEILREADAVMVARGDLGVELPPELVPPVQNRIVAMARQHGKPVVVATQMLESMISSPTPTRAEVNDVADAIYDGADAVMLSAESAAGDYPVEAVTMMDRIGRAIEADERYGDRIHFTETLPDATTADALAESARGIARTIDAKAMACYTSSGSTARRIARERPSVPILVMTASLQVARRLGLLWGTHAVRTRDVDSFEEMVGKAKRMALRNGIAEGGDRLVLTAGVPFGVSGSTNVVHVVKLSGDELDTYQQHLEL from the coding sequence ATGAGCGACATGATGAAACCGCGCGGCCGCAAGGTGAAGATTCTCGCGACGCTGGGCCCTGCGTCGAACACGCCCGAGGTGATCGAGGCGCTGATGCGCGCGGGGGCCGATGCGTTCCGCATCAACATGAGTCACGGCAAGCAGTCCGACAAGATCGCGCTGGTGGAGCATATCCGTGGGCTGGAGGATAAACTCGGCCGCCCGACGACGTTGGTGTTCGACCTCCAGGGGCCCAAGCTGCGCGTCGGGACGTTCGACGGTGGGTCGGCGGAGCTTTCCGAAGGCGCGACCTTCACGCTCGACCGCGACGAGGCGCCCGGCGACGCCACCCGCGCCAATCTTCCCCATCCCGAACTGTTCGAGGCGATCACCGAAGGCTCGACGCTATTGGTCGATGACGGCAAGATCCGGCTGAAGGCGACGTCGGTGACCGAGACGGCCATCGCTACGGAGGTGATGGTCGGCGGGACCATTCGCGACCGCAAGGGCGTCAACGTGCCCGACGTGCTGATCCCCATTCCCGCGTTGACCGAAAAGGATCGCAGCGATCTCCAGTTCGCGCTGAAGCAGGGGGCGGACTGGATCGCCCTGTCCTTCGTCCAGCGCCCCGAGGATCTTGTCGAGGCGCGCGAGCTCGTCGGGGATCATCCGGCCGCGATCATGGCCAAGATCGAGAAGCCGCAGGCTGTCGACCGTCTGGACGAGATCCTGCGCGAGGCCGATGCCGTGATGGTGGCGCGCGGCGATTTGGGCGTCGAACTCCCCCCCGAACTGGTGCCGCCGGTCCAGAACCGGATTGTCGCGATGGCGCGCCAGCACGGCAAGCCGGTGGTCGTCGCCACGCAGATGTTAGAGAGCATGATCTCCTCGCCCACCCCGACCCGCGCCGAGGTGAACGACGTCGCCGACGCGATCTACGACGGCGCCGATGCGGTCATGCTGTCGGCCGAAAGCGCGGCGGGCGATTATCCCGTGGAAGCGGTGACGATGATGGATCGAATCGGCCGCGCGATCGAGGCCGACGAACGCTATGGCGACCGCATCCATTTCACCGAGACGCTTCCCGACGCGACCACCGCCGACGCGCTCGCTGAAAGTGCCCGCGGCATCGCGCGGACGATCGATGCCAAGGCGATGGCCTGCTACACCTCGTCGGGCTCGACCGCGCGCCGGATCGCGCGCGAACGTCCCTCGGTCCCCATCCTCGTGATGACCGCGAGCCTCCAGGTCGCGCGCCGGCTGGGGTTGTTGTGGGGCACCCATGCGGTGCGCACGCGCGACGTCGACAGTTTCGAGGAAATGGTCGGCAAGGCGAAGCGGATGGCGCTGCGCAACGGGATCGCGGAGGGCGGCGATCGGCTGGTCCTGACGGCGGGCGTCCCGTTCGGCGTATCCGGCAGCACCAACGTCGTCCACGTCGTCAAGCTGTCGGGCGACGAGCTCGACACCTACCAGCAGCATCTGGAGCTGTAG